In Nocardioides sp., the following proteins share a genomic window:
- the rplK gene encoding 50S ribosomal protein L11, with translation MPPKKKIAAVVKIQIAAGAASPAPPVGTALGPHGVNMMEFVKAYNAATESMRGNIVPVEITIYEDRSFTFITKTPPAAELIKKAAGLSKGSGTPHKDKVGKLTKDQVREIAQTKLPDLNANDIEAAMKIVEGTARSMGVTTN, from the coding sequence ATGCCTCCCAAGAAGAAGATCGCAGCGGTCGTCAAGATCCAGATCGCTGCTGGCGCTGCCAGCCCCGCCCCGCCGGTCGGTACGGCCCTGGGCCCGCACGGCGTCAACATGATGGAGTTCGTCAAGGCGTACAACGCCGCGACCGAGTCCATGCGCGGCAACATCGTGCCGGTCGAGATCACGATCTACGAAGACCGCAGCTTCACCTTCATCACCAAGACCCCTCCGGCCGCTGAGCTGATCAAGAAGGCCGCCGGCCTGTCGAAGGGTTCGGGCACCCCGCACAAGGACAAGGTCGGCAAGCTGACCAAGGACCAGGTGCGCGAGATCGCCCAGACCAAGCTGCCCGACCTCAACGCCAACGACATTGAGGCCGCCATGAAGATCGTCGAAGGCACCGCCCGCTCCATGGGTGTGACCACCAACTGA